The proteins below are encoded in one region of Methanophagales archaeon:
- a CDS encoding UPF0058 family protein → MKKEELVHLHLLLAQLKKYCEENGLGCSFEKYNELGISPFQVHRSKEEHKQAVLVLGTELASLTLRNNINFIRK, encoded by the coding sequence ATGAAGAAAGAAGAGCTGGTACATTTGCATTTGCTGCTGGCGCAATTGAAGAAGTATTGTGAGGAAAATGGGTTGGGCTGTAGTTTCGAGAAGTACAACGAGCTGGGTATCTCTCCTTTCCAGGTACATCGAAGCAAGGAGGAGCACAAGCAGGCGGTTCTCGTGCTTGGAACTGAACTGGCATCGTTAACACTGAGGAATAATATTAACTTTATCCGTAAATAA
- the ribB gene encoding 3,4-dihydroxy-2-butanone-4-phosphate synthase: MIPDSVERGIERLRRGELVLIYDAEDREGETDLVMPATMVRPKDIAYFRREAGGLICVAIHPFAAEKFGLPLISDILRRSPLRGMVEDNGDLVYDKRSSFSLWVNHRDTFTGITDRDRALTIKKIGEAVAEVLNGSSGSFDFQSSFRTPGHVAILRAADTLLEERRGQTELSVALALLAGIPPAMVICEMLDGNTGYALSKSDAKSYAQRHNSVFIEGREIIEAYNHTF; encoded by the coding sequence ATGATCCCAGACTCGGTAGAGAGGGGCATCGAACGTTTAAGAAGAGGGGAACTCGTCTTGATCTACGATGCAGAGGACCGTGAAGGTGAGACAGACTTGGTAATGCCTGCAACCATGGTGAGACCGAAGGACATAGCGTATTTCAGGCGCGAAGCAGGAGGGCTTATATGTGTTGCTATTCATCCATTTGCCGCTGAGAAATTCGGTCTTCCGCTTATCAGTGACATCTTGAGACGTTCGCCCTTGCGTGGAATGGTGGAGGATAATGGCGATCTGGTATATGATAAACGTTCTTCATTCTCTCTGTGGGTGAATCACCGCGATACATTTACAGGTATAACTGATAGAGACCGCGCGCTTACAATAAAGAAGATAGGGGAAGCAGTAGCAGAGGTATTGAATGGTAGTTCTGGTTCCTTCGATTTCCAATCCTCCTTCAGAACCCCCGGGCACGTTGCGATACTGAGAGCTGCTGACACCTTACTCGAGGAGAGAAGGGGGCAGACAGAACTTTCTGTAGCTCTCGCACTGCTCGCGGGCATACCTCCGGCGATGGTGATCTGTGAGATGCTGGATGGCAATACGGGATATGCGTTATCCAAGTCAGATGCAAAGAGTTATGCGCAGAGACACAACAGTGTATTCATAGAGGGTAGGGAGATAATAGAGGCATATAATCACACTTTTTAA
- a CDS encoding DUF120 domain-containing protein: MGEGIIFSLRKLALLGAIEQPIKLSSGHFAEAIKSSVQTAARRLQELERKGLVHRRIIADGQWITLTEKGVEELKKECYEYQAIFSTANIEVEIAGRLITGLGEGKYYTTLEGYKKQFETKLGFTPFPGTLNLHLDSHSIAVRKKLNWRRGIKIEGFESENRTFGGGRCFSCKILNPRAEGIKSAVIIPERTHYPEDVLEIISPVYLRCELNLEEGDEVRTKVKI, from the coding sequence ATGGGTGAGGGTATAATATTCTCGTTAAGAAAGCTTGCTCTGCTCGGTGCCATTGAACAACCAATCAAATTGTCTTCCGGGCATTTCGCAGAGGCGATAAAATCAAGCGTTCAAACTGCAGCGAGACGGCTTCAGGAGCTTGAACGCAAGGGTCTGGTGCACCGAAGGATAATTGCAGATGGGCAATGGATAACACTGACAGAGAAGGGTGTGGAGGAACTGAAGAAGGAGTGTTATGAATATCAGGCAATCTTTTCCACCGCAAATATAGAGGTAGAAATCGCTGGGCGGCTGATTACAGGTCTGGGTGAGGGGAAGTATTACACCACACTTGAGGGGTACAAGAAGCAATTCGAGACCAAATTGGGTTTCACTCCTTTTCCTGGCACCTTGAACCTGCACCTGGATTCCCATAGCATAGCAGTGCGTAAAAAGCTGAATTGGAGAAGAGGGATAAAGATAGAGGGGTTTGAATCTGAGAACAGGACCTTTGGAGGTGGCAGATGTTTCTCCTGTAAGATATTAAACCCCAGGGCAGAAGGGATCAAAAGTGCTGTTATCATTCCCGAGCGTACACATTACCCGGAAGATGTTCTGGAGATAATCTCTCCGGTTTATCTGCGCTGTGAACTTAATCTGGAAGAAGGAGATGAGGTAAGGACTAAAGTGAAGATATGA
- a CDS encoding rhomboid family intramembrane serine protease: protein MTRSRCTVCGKPASYRCKYCGDTLCREHFPPDRHWCVGYGSGSGSDRDKDRNRNYERERAKTKLLVNTDIPRIFSHNYSYLILFLILFSFLLQLLIPGYTDLLILIPGLVMERPWTLVTHIFLHSVQRPEHVLINMFVFFFFAPVLERRVGSAKFLLIFFLSGIFGGLGYCMSSSLYPALGASGAICGVLGALAMLMPRMRVYFIIFPMEMWMMVILFALYDVFMIGAQDWVAHTAHLSGLLFGLIAGWIESKKS from the coding sequence ATGACTCGGTCACGCTGCACTGTATGCGGCAAACCTGCTTCGTACAGATGCAAATACTGTGGTGACACCCTTTGCAGAGAGCATTTCCCGCCCGATAGGCACTGGTGTGTAGGATATGGTAGTGGTAGTGGTAGTGATAGGGATAAAGATAGAAATAGGAATTATGAGCGTGAGCGTGCAAAGACTAAATTATTAGTTAATACGGATATCCCCAGGATATTCTCTCATAACTACTCATATCTGATTCTGTTCCTCATCTTATTCTCTTTTCTTCTGCAATTGCTCATTCCCGGCTACACTGATCTTTTGATCCTGATTCCTGGGTTGGTGATGGAGAGACCATGGACGCTGGTAACGCATATCTTCCTCCACTCTGTCCAGCGGCCTGAACACGTCCTTATCAACATGTTCGTATTCTTCTTCTTTGCACCCGTACTGGAGAGGCGAGTAGGGAGTGCGAAATTCCTGCTCATATTCTTCCTATCCGGCATCTTCGGGGGTCTTGGCTACTGTATGTCCTCTTCTCTTTATCCTGCACTGGGTGCGAGCGGTGCGATATGCGGCGTTCTTGGCGCGCTCGCGATGCTGATGCCGAGGATGAGGGTCTATTTTATAATATTTCCAATGGAGATGTGGATGATGGTGATTCTATTTGCGTTATATGATGTCTTCATGATAGGTGCTCAAGACTGGGTTGCACATACAGCGCATCTGTCTGGACTCCTGTTCGGACTGATTGCTGGCTGGATAGAGTCGAAAAAGAGTTGA